The following proteins are encoded in a genomic region of Natrinema sp. DC36:
- a CDS encoding undecaprenyl diphosphate synthase family protein, which produces MGLYERYLALRIARHDGDPPDHVALVITERDLLERGAYETLTDFFEWAVEYASQVTVYVSVLDAAAVPALQRELETIDAPRPVAVRGPEDRARADAPIRIGIGLGGKHEFTSAVRTLAERVESGELDPDEIDDEHVEGHLVFPSEPDLVIKTGAERLSDFMIWQSVYSELYFTDVNWRDFRKRDFLRAVREYCNRSRRYGR; this is translated from the coding sequence GTGGGATTGTACGAACGGTACCTCGCCCTCCGGATCGCCCGTCACGACGGCGACCCCCCAGACCACGTCGCCCTCGTGATCACCGAACGCGATCTGTTAGAACGAGGCGCCTACGAGACGCTCACGGACTTCTTCGAGTGGGCCGTCGAGTACGCCTCGCAGGTGACCGTCTACGTGAGCGTCCTCGACGCGGCGGCGGTGCCGGCCCTCCAGCGCGAACTCGAGACGATCGACGCCCCGCGGCCAGTCGCCGTTCGCGGCCCGGAAGACAGGGCGCGTGCGGACGCGCCGATCCGGATCGGGATCGGCCTCGGCGGGAAACACGAGTTCACCAGCGCAGTGCGGACCCTCGCGGAGCGGGTCGAGTCGGGCGAACTCGATCCCGACGAGATCGACGACGAACACGTCGAAGGCCACCTCGTGTTCCCGTCAGAACCGGACCTGGTGATCAAGACCGGCGCGGAGCGGCTCTCCGATTTCATGATCTGGCAGTCGGTCTACTCGGAACTGTACTTCACCGACGTCAACTGGCGGGACTTCCGCAAGCGGGACTTTCTCCGGGCGGTCCGCGAGTACTGCAATCGGTCGCGACGGTACGGCCGCTAG
- a CDS encoding bifunctional precorrin-2 dehydrogenase/sirohydrochlorin ferrochelatase yields the protein MIPLLHDFTDATVLVFGGGHVGARKARRFAREARVLVVSPAFADRDFGGAELIRAAPGPDEIAGWLERAAPALVVAATDDEGINEAVADAAHERGVLVNRADRSGERDPGSVVVPATVREEPVTVAIATGGTAPALSKYLRQELEETLDGAGEMARVCAALREELKARDVPADRRRRVVTDVVNSPDLWTALRTGTSNCPQVIEDVLGEELSAGGEKP from the coding sequence ATGATTCCACTCCTGCACGATTTCACGGATGCGACGGTGCTCGTCTTCGGCGGCGGCCACGTCGGTGCCCGGAAGGCCCGACGGTTCGCCCGCGAAGCGCGGGTACTCGTCGTCAGCCCGGCGTTCGCCGACCGGGACTTCGGCGGAGCCGAGCTGATCCGCGCCGCGCCCGGTCCCGACGAAATCGCGGGGTGGCTCGAGCGCGCCGCGCCCGCCCTGGTCGTCGCGGCGACGGACGACGAGGGGATCAACGAGGCCGTCGCCGACGCGGCCCACGAGCGAGGGGTCCTCGTCAATCGGGCGGATCGATCGGGCGAACGCGATCCCGGCAGCGTCGTCGTTCCCGCGACAGTCCGCGAGGAGCCGGTAACCGTCGCGATCGCGACCGGCGGGACGGCACCCGCGCTGAGCAAGTACCTTCGGCAGGAGCTCGAGGAGACCCTCGACGGGGCCGGCGAGATGGCTCGGGTCTGTGCGGCGCTCCGCGAGGAACTCAAGGCACGCGACGTGCCGGCTGACCGACGCCGACGGGTCGTCACCGACGTCGTCAATTCTCCGGATCTTTGGACAGCTTTACGTACGGGTACTTCCAACTGTCCGCAAGTGATCGAGGACGTGCTCGGCGAAGAACTGTCTGCTGGGGGTGAGAAGCCGTGA
- the uppS gene encoding polyprenyl diphosphate synthase — MKRWLRQRVDSAYERLLSREISGAPTHVAVIQDGNRRYARRRGGDAHEGHRAGAETTERVLDWCQDIGVEELTLYTFSTENFERPAEENEALFDLLCEKLHEFADADRVHENEVCIRAIGETEMLPERVQNAVEYAERRTCGYDQFVLNIALAYGGRSRLLEAARGVAAGVETGDLEPDEIDVEDIERRLYDQPVRDVDLIIRPGGDERTSNFLPWHANGNEAAVFFCTPFWPEFSKTDFLRGIRTYEHREESWRRTRARRALALLGAVSEPELAEAHSIVDRFRDSLPSGERPDAGELESGDSSNQVAD, encoded by the coding sequence ATGAAGCGGTGGCTCCGCCAACGTGTCGATTCGGCCTACGAGCGGCTGCTCTCCAGGGAAATCTCCGGCGCGCCGACGCACGTCGCAGTGATTCAGGACGGGAACCGGCGGTACGCCCGCCGCCGGGGCGGCGACGCCCACGAGGGCCACCGGGCCGGTGCCGAAACGACCGAACGCGTCCTCGATTGGTGTCAGGACATCGGTGTCGAAGAGCTGACGCTGTACACGTTCTCGACGGAGAACTTCGAGCGGCCGGCGGAGGAAAACGAGGCGCTGTTCGACCTCCTCTGTGAGAAGCTCCACGAGTTCGCGGACGCGGACCGCGTCCACGAGAACGAAGTCTGCATCCGCGCCATCGGCGAAACGGAGATGCTTCCCGAGCGGGTTCAAAACGCCGTCGAGTACGCTGAACGGCGCACCTGTGGCTACGATCAGTTCGTCCTCAACATCGCGCTCGCCTACGGCGGTCGCTCACGACTGCTCGAGGCCGCCCGCGGGGTTGCGGCGGGCGTCGAAACGGGCGACCTCGAGCCCGACGAGATCGACGTCGAAGACATCGAGCGCCGACTGTACGATCAACCGGTTCGAGACGTCGACCTCATCATCAGACCCGGCGGCGACGAGCGAACGTCAAACTTCCTCCCGTGGCACGCCAACGGCAACGAGGCGGCCGTCTTCTTCTGTACGCCCTTCTGGCCGGAGTTCTCCAAGACGGACTTCCTCCGCGGGATTCGAACCTACGAACATCGTGAGGAGTCCTGGCGGCGGACCCGCGCTCGCCGTGCACTGGCCCTGCTCGGCGCGGTCAGCGAGCCGGAACTCGCCGAAGCCCACTCGATCGTCGACCGGTTCCGCGACTCGCTCCCGTCGGGCGAACGGCCCGACGCCGGGGAACTCGAGTCCGGGGACTCGAGCAATCAGGTTGCGGACTGA
- a CDS encoding Lrp/AsnC family transcriptional regulator, with protein MTTDVDLTERERAVVNAFQGGFPVVERPFEPAAAAMCERGVDIDAAELLETIQDLDERGVLSRFGALVNAQEIGGAATLVAMHAPEDRFDEIVERVNDHREVAHNYEREHPHLNVWFVVSVADEDRVADVLSEIETETGQTTYNLPKQQEFRVEAKFYVDGPFDGDGDTDAAGIDCSDLGPDITPTGESTLTPAERDLVLEIQDGFPLTETPYADVADAIDQDLEWVLETVKRFEREGKIRRIGVVPNHYALGYTENGMTVWNVPDEIVPEVGPEVAALPFVTHCYQRPRHDGVWPYNFFAMTHGRSEAESQRRIEQVRETMAEYWDVTDDDWDSLFSTQILKKTGIRMEERADANTRER; from the coding sequence ATGACCACGGACGTCGACCTCACGGAGCGCGAGCGGGCGGTCGTCAACGCCTTTCAGGGCGGCTTCCCCGTCGTGGAACGGCCGTTCGAGCCCGCCGCGGCCGCTATGTGCGAGCGCGGGGTCGACATCGACGCGGCGGAACTGCTCGAAACGATTCAGGACCTCGACGAGCGCGGTGTTCTCTCGCGGTTCGGTGCGCTCGTCAACGCTCAGGAGATCGGCGGCGCGGCGACGCTGGTCGCCATGCACGCCCCCGAGGACCGGTTCGACGAGATAGTCGAGCGGGTTAACGACCACCGCGAGGTGGCCCACAACTACGAGCGCGAGCACCCGCACCTGAACGTCTGGTTCGTCGTGAGCGTCGCCGACGAAGACCGCGTGGCGGATGTTCTATCCGAAATCGAAACGGAGACGGGCCAGACGACGTATAACCTCCCCAAACAACAGGAGTTCCGCGTCGAGGCCAAGTTCTACGTCGACGGGCCGTTCGACGGCGATGGGGACACCGACGCGGCCGGTATCGACTGTTCGGATCTCGGCCCGGATATCACGCCGACCGGCGAATCCACGCTCACCCCGGCCGAACGCGACCTCGTCCTCGAGATACAGGACGGCTTTCCGCTCACCGAGACGCCGTACGCGGACGTGGCCGATGCGATCGATCAGGATCTCGAGTGGGTGCTCGAGACGGTCAAACGGTTCGAGCGCGAAGGAAAGATTCGGCGGATCGGCGTCGTGCCGAATCACTACGCGCTCGGCTACACGGAAAACGGAATGACGGTCTGGAACGTGCCGGACGAGATCGTCCCCGAAGTCGGCCCCGAAGTCGCCGCGCTCCCCTTCGTCACACACTGCTATCAGCGCCCGCGTCACGACGGCGTCTGGCCGTACAACTTCTTCGCGATGACCCACGGCCGCAGCGAGGCCGAGAGCCAACGGCGCATCGAGCAGGTCCGCGAGACCATGGCCGAGTACTGGGACGTGACCGACGACGACTGGGACTCCCTGTTTTCGACGCAAATATTGAAGAAAACCGGCATCCGGATGGAAGAGCGCGCCGATGCCAACACCAGGGAGCGATAA
- a CDS encoding ABC transporter substrate-binding protein, whose amino-acid sequence MTDIDISSQQAAIDEFQGDPGDRPVLRARFEHNGSPRYMLYTIKRFGYDHDHGFHLDLQLVSDELEAGRETVEAKLQDGDADLIDIDYISTARERADGAPIVAFHPYGQTVGGLVVPDDSPIDGLADLSGHRIGVVRRLDKNWILVRAACREFHGFDPDETATPIEAGSKVELTRLLEDGEVDAILQFWQIIPEIVETGPYREVLPMSRLVDRLADAGTDTDTDGDGDDDRPIPVSTFLTSEGYLADHTDAVRGFQGAFQDAVERLQRDDDLWDEIGARLMYEDDPAVIRAVRDRWREMVVSDWDESTVEGMERLFDDLRAVAGADALGVDELPDGLFRPSLEVDA is encoded by the coding sequence ATGACCGACATCGACATCAGTTCCCAACAGGCCGCGATCGACGAGTTCCAGGGCGACCCCGGTGACCGCCCCGTCTTGCGGGCACGATTCGAACACAACGGCAGCCCGCGGTACATGCTCTATACGATCAAACGGTTCGGCTACGACCACGACCACGGCTTTCACCTCGACCTGCAACTCGTCTCCGACGAACTCGAGGCGGGCCGCGAGACCGTCGAGGCGAAACTGCAGGACGGCGACGCCGACCTGATCGACATCGACTACATCTCGACGGCCCGCGAGCGCGCCGACGGCGCGCCGATCGTCGCCTTCCACCCCTACGGCCAGACCGTCGGCGGCCTGGTCGTCCCCGACGACTCACCGATCGACGGGCTCGCGGACCTCTCGGGCCACCGGATCGGCGTCGTCAGACGCCTCGACAAGAACTGGATCCTCGTCCGGGCGGCCTGCCGGGAGTTCCACGGCTTCGACCCCGACGAGACGGCCACGCCGATCGAAGCCGGCTCGAAGGTCGAGCTCACCCGGCTCCTGGAGGACGGCGAGGTCGACGCGATCCTCCAGTTCTGGCAGATTATCCCTGAGATCGTCGAGACCGGCCCCTACCGCGAGGTACTGCCGATGTCGCGGCTGGTAGACCGCCTCGCGGACGCCGGTACCGATACCGACACCGATGGTGATGGCGATGACGATCGGCCGATTCCGGTCTCGACGTTCCTGACGAGCGAAGGGTATCTGGCCGACCACACCGATGCTGTCCGCGGGTTTCAGGGCGCGTTTCAGGACGCCGTCGAGCGACTGCAACGCGACGACGACCTCTGGGACGAGATCGGCGCGCGACTCATGTACGAGGACGATCCCGCGGTCATCCGAGCCGTCCGCGATCGGTGGCGGGAGATGGTCGTTTCCGACTGGGACGAGTCGACGGTCGAGGGGATGGAGCGGCTGTTCGACGACCTGCGCGCGGTCGCCGGCGCGGACGCGCTCGGCGTCGACGAACTCCCGGACGGACTGTTCCGGCCGAGCCTCGAGGTGGACGCATGA
- a CDS encoding ABC transporter substrate-binding protein has protein sequence MLAHQSVRLFHLPFSFMLPQRVAAERGYFRDAGLAVELVERDRRDVEIKYIPAEETLTGDYDVDLYPICKWESIRRTWEMDDGRIVANGTFANLPYTVVTRPDSAIETPADLAGVSVGVNLRTGQEYTARKALEEHVPPDEIDLVGCGMPTDRLRALREGRVDAVTLIDPHSTLADHLGFRRLLEYDNHMGIVGSAEIDRDLLEAFLRAYGRAVDDINADPDAFRGTYLELLEADAAVAPDLFDEVDIDAVREEIAVPEYEVPEPADRSELDDHLEWMQTRGLIGEDATIDDIVAPL, from the coding sequence ATGTTGGCACACCAATCCGTCCGGCTGTTTCACCTCCCGTTCTCGTTCATGCTGCCCCAGCGGGTGGCGGCCGAACGCGGCTACTTCCGCGATGCGGGGCTCGCGGTCGAACTGGTCGAGCGAGATAGACGCGACGTCGAAATCAAGTATATCCCCGCAGAGGAGACGCTAACGGGCGACTACGACGTGGACCTCTACCCCATCTGCAAGTGGGAGAGCATCCGTCGGACGTGGGAGATGGACGACGGCCGCATCGTCGCGAACGGCACCTTTGCGAACCTTCCGTACACCGTCGTTACGCGACCGGATTCCGCGATCGAGACCCCGGCCGACCTCGCGGGGGTCTCGGTCGGCGTCAACCTGCGGACCGGCCAGGAGTACACCGCGCGAAAGGCCCTCGAGGAACACGTCCCACCCGACGAGATCGACCTCGTCGGCTGCGGAATGCCGACCGATCGGCTGCGGGCCCTTCGCGAGGGACGCGTCGACGCCGTGACGCTCATCGACCCCCACAGCACCCTCGCCGATCACCTCGGCTTCCGGCGACTCCTCGAGTACGACAACCACATGGGGATCGTCGGCAGCGCCGAGATCGACCGCGACCTGCTCGAGGCGTTCCTGCGAGCCTACGGCCGCGCGGTCGACGACATCAACGCCGATCCCGACGCCTTCCGCGGGACGTATCTGGAGTTGCTCGAGGCCGACGCGGCGGTCGCGCCCGACCTGTTCGACGAGGTCGATATCGACGCCGTCCGCGAAGAGATCGCCGTGCCCGAGTACGAGGTTCCCGAGCCCGCCGACCGTTCGGAACTCGACGACCACCTCGAGTGGATGCAGACCCGCGGCTTGATCGGCGAGGACGCGACGATAGACGACATCGTCGCGCCGTTATGA
- a CDS encoding ABC transporter substrate-binding protein — protein MTATDSEPISFQLNWEPNGFQSPYFLAREAGFYESEGLEIEFVEGHGSPFAVERAARGDSDIALAGASAVLAKQSEGFEPLAVAAVTQKTPAAVYTLRDVFGEELSEPEQLAGRTVAPSATKTRILTAQLLANAGIRDEVDLLEVDPHTHHRVQHKVIDGAVDAAVGVVTNGIEIGREHDRTADELPIGDYLDIYGMTLVTGPEFADENPETIRSFLRATARGWAAATRDPERAIDALVDRNATLERNREIERRKFETAANRLQFTPYVTEYGWGAQDSARWRRLGETLSETALLEGAIDPDAVWTDEFRPDDEPIVAEYADRVRPTAE, from the coding sequence ATGACCGCGACGGACAGCGAGCCCATTTCGTTCCAGCTCAACTGGGAACCCAACGGTTTCCAGTCGCCGTACTTCCTCGCCCGCGAAGCGGGGTTCTACGAGTCCGAGGGCCTCGAGATCGAGTTCGTCGAGGGACACGGCTCGCCGTTCGCGGTCGAACGCGCCGCTCGCGGCGATAGCGATATCGCGCTCGCCGGCGCGAGCGCCGTGTTGGCGAAACAGAGCGAAGGCTTCGAGCCGCTCGCGGTCGCGGCGGTGACCCAGAAGACGCCGGCGGCCGTCTACACGCTGCGGGACGTCTTCGGTGAGGAGCTCTCCGAACCCGAACAACTCGCGGGCCGAACGGTTGCGCCGTCCGCCACGAAGACGCGGATTCTCACCGCTCAGTTGCTCGCGAACGCGGGCATCCGCGACGAGGTCGACCTCCTCGAGGTCGATCCGCACACGCACCACCGCGTCCAGCACAAGGTGATCGACGGGGCGGTCGACGCGGCGGTCGGCGTGGTCACGAACGGAATCGAGATCGGTCGGGAGCACGATCGGACGGCCGACGAACTCCCGATCGGCGACTACCTGGACATCTACGGGATGACGCTCGTCACCGGCCCCGAGTTCGCGGACGAGAATCCGGAAACGATTCGGTCGTTCCTGCGGGCGACCGCGCGCGGCTGGGCCGCCGCGACGCGCGACCCCGAGCGCGCGATCGACGCCCTCGTCGACCGGAACGCCACGCTTGAGCGCAACCGGGAGATCGAACGGCGCAAGTTCGAAACCGCCGCGAATCGGCTGCAGTTCACGCCGTACGTGACAGAATACGGCTGGGGTGCGCAGGACTCGGCCCGGTGGCGGCGACTCGGGGAGACGCTCTCGGAGACGGCGCTGCTCGAGGGAGCGATCGATCCGGACGCGGTGTGGACCGACGAGTTCCGGCCAGACGACGAGCCGATCGTCGCCGAGTACGCCGATCGGGTTCGGCCGACGGCGGAGTGA
- a CDS encoding DUF5778 family protein — MTNTNSDALDEDLYRRTKALLEPGDIALNGAIVHTDYDGSEDVQMMQATIDVGDIIAEQSGYDPQDCYVYSGNDDTDFSSNQHQGLTLEDEAFVWECQQLLREGSFDIVIYYEASADHEAILEGIRELGFDVTGVEGE, encoded by the coding sequence ATGACGAACACGAACTCCGACGCGCTCGACGAGGATCTCTACCGACGGACCAAGGCGCTGCTCGAGCCCGGCGACATCGCCCTCAACGGGGCGATCGTCCACACCGACTACGACGGCAGCGAGGACGTGCAGATGATGCAGGCGACGATCGACGTCGGCGACATCATTGCCGAACAGTCGGGATACGACCCGCAGGACTGCTACGTCTACTCGGGCAACGACGACACCGACTTCTCTTCGAACCAGCACCAGGGGCTGACCCTCGAGGACGAAGCGTTCGTCTGGGAGTGTCAACAACTGCTGCGCGAGGGCAGTTTCGATATCGTCATCTACTACGAGGCGAGCGCGGACCACGAGGCGATTCTCGAGGGAATTCGAGAGCTCGGTTTCGACGTGACGGGCGTCGAAGGGGAGTAA
- a CDS encoding HAD family hydrolase — MALEQSEYDFWLLDLDGTLVDVEWSYTREVFDRVGDRLGREFTDREADILWSGLTGSRDRQLEEWGVDPQAFWEVFHDEEDPLVRAEQTYLHEDAAFVADLEAPVGLVTHCQEFLAEPVLDHVGIRDWFDARLCCTEETGWKPDPDPVERVMTDLGVGHNGHRGVLAGDGACDVGAAWNAGLDAIHVERVGHERRGRCVLGDHRVRSFDELGFDGSHRSATD; from the coding sequence ATGGCCCTCGAGCAATCCGAGTACGACTTCTGGCTGCTGGACCTCGACGGGACCCTCGTCGACGTCGAGTGGTCCTACACCCGCGAGGTGTTCGACCGGGTCGGCGACCGGCTGGGGCGGGAGTTCACCGACCGGGAGGCCGACATCCTCTGGAGCGGTCTGACCGGCTCCCGGGACCGCCAGCTCGAGGAGTGGGGGGTCGATCCGCAGGCGTTCTGGGAGGTCTTCCACGACGAGGAGGATCCGCTGGTGCGGGCCGAACAGACCTACCTCCACGAGGACGCCGCGTTCGTCGCCGACCTCGAGGCACCGGTCGGGCTGGTCACGCACTGTCAGGAGTTCCTCGCCGAGCCCGTGCTGGACCACGTCGGAATCCGCGACTGGTTCGACGCGCGCCTGTGCTGTACCGAGGAAACCGGCTGGAAGCCCGACCCGGACCCCGTCGAACGCGTCATGACCGATCTGGGCGTCGGCCACAACGGCCACCGCGGTGTACTCGCGGGCGACGGCGCCTGCGATGTCGGCGCGGCCTGGAACGCCGGACTCGACGCGATCCACGTCGAACGCGTCGGCCACGAGCGGCGGGGCCGGTGCGTGCTCGGCGATCACCGCGTCCGCTCGTTCGACGAACTGGGGTTCGACGGATCGCATCGATCGGCGACCGACTGA
- the hemA gene encoding glutamyl-tRNA reductase yields MSTGVVTAARVTHRSGGVDQLAVASPESQEAAVTELLTVPDIEEAYVLSTCNRVEAYVVGSDHAVGRAALAEFFSGIDDEAVVTTDHDESLRHLLRVAAGLESVILGEDQIIGQVRTAYEDARDAGGIGSMLEAAVTKAIHVGERARTETAINEGVVSLGSAATRRAAREIPLEGATALVVGAGEMGQLAARSLAAASVDELVVANRTVAHAAHLVDDIADETDATAAPLEALDTVATRADVVVTATGSEDPILEPRHFEGQANEQVIVDLGQPRDVAPATAALPAVRIFDLDDLESITAETRDQRADAAREVESMIDREFDLLTEQYKRARADEAIAAMYESAERIKEREVETALSQLEADEVSDEQRDVVEAMADSLVNQLLAPPTKSLREAAAEDDWSTIHTALQLFDPEFGANDGPIAPPSMAAVVTGDTTTGDATTGDASLGATDDD; encoded by the coding sequence ATGTCGACTGGAGTCGTCACCGCGGCGCGAGTTACACACAGAAGCGGCGGCGTCGATCAGCTCGCCGTCGCGAGCCCCGAGAGTCAGGAGGCCGCCGTAACGGAGTTGCTGACCGTCCCCGACATCGAAGAGGCGTACGTCCTCTCGACGTGTAACAGAGTGGAGGCGTACGTCGTCGGGTCCGACCACGCGGTCGGCCGGGCCGCACTCGCGGAATTCTTTTCCGGAATCGACGACGAGGCCGTCGTCACCACCGACCACGACGAGAGCCTGCGTCACCTGCTGCGGGTCGCCGCCGGCCTCGAGTCGGTGATCCTCGGCGAGGACCAGATCATCGGCCAAGTTCGGACCGCCTACGAGGACGCCCGCGACGCCGGCGGCATCGGCTCGATGCTCGAGGCCGCCGTCACGAAGGCCATCCACGTCGGCGAGCGCGCCCGCACCGAGACGGCGATCAACGAGGGTGTCGTCTCGCTGGGCTCGGCCGCGACGCGACGGGCCGCCCGGGAGATTCCGCTCGAGGGAGCGACCGCGCTGGTCGTTGGGGCCGGCGAGATGGGACAACTCGCCGCTCGCAGTCTCGCGGCCGCCAGCGTCGACGAACTCGTCGTCGCCAACCGGACCGTCGCCCACGCCGCCCACCTCGTCGACGACATCGCGGACGAGACCGACGCCACCGCCGCGCCGCTCGAGGCGCTCGATACCGTCGCGACCCGCGCCGACGTCGTCGTCACGGCGACCGGAAGCGAGGATCCGATACTCGAGCCCCGACATTTCGAGGGGCAGGCGAATGAACAGGTGATCGTCGATCTCGGGCAGCCTCGCGATGTTGCACCGGCGACCGCCGCACTGCCCGCGGTGCGGATCTTCGATCTGGACGACCTCGAGTCGATCACCGCGGAGACCCGCGACCAGCGAGCCGACGCGGCTCGAGAGGTCGAATCGATGATCGATCGGGAGTTCGACCTGCTCACGGAGCAGTACAAGCGCGCCCGCGCCGACGAGGCCATCGCCGCCATGTACGAGTCCGCCGAGCGGATCAAGGAACGGGAGGTCGAGACGGCCCTCTCGCAACTCGAGGCCGACGAGGTGTCCGACGAGCAACGCGACGTCGTCGAGGCGATGGCCGACTCGCTGGTCAATCAGTTGCTCGCACCGCCGACCAAGAGCCTGCGGGAGGCGGCGGCGGAAGACGACTGGAGCACCATCCATACCGCGCTCCAACTGTTCGATCCGGAGTTCGGCGCGAACGACGGGCCGATCGCGCCGCCATCGATGGCTGCCGTCGTCACCGGCGACACGACGACCGGTGACGCGACGACCGGCGACGCGAGTCTCGGCGCGACCGACGACGACTGA
- a CDS encoding DUF92 domain-containing protein, with protein MTAPVRRAGVFAALCTLSLAVPLVEPRVAAAVAGVVLLGAYVITDGPLFDLLAYPGDYEDSRLYGLITFVLAAVALGLMATAASMPIAVFVGTILLVGYGNLGAQLARLRTDTDVVRVGSFCLAALVAAVAGQALAHSLTGDAAASALPLVVFLAASGAFLAALLRDVLLPSDDPIIVLSVGLLLWLLAELEPAIGTGEIVIALAVTVAFGYASYALETASIAGMLTGILLGLLTIVLGGYGWFAVLISFFAIGGLSTKFRYERKTELGVAEDNNGARGSGNVLGNAAVALVAVLGYAASDAGFLPREPELFLFAFAGSIATAMSDTLSSEIGSVFDRPRLITTLEPVDPGTDGGVTWQGELAGVVGAAVVAAIAYGLFSDIGLVGAAIIVAAGIAGMTVDSLLGATLEGSILGNQGVNFLATLSGALVSALLVLSFAVFG; from the coding sequence GTGACAGCACCCGTTCGGCGAGCCGGCGTGTTCGCGGCTCTCTGTACGCTCTCGCTGGCCGTTCCGCTCGTCGAACCGCGGGTGGCGGCCGCGGTCGCCGGTGTCGTCCTGCTGGGGGCCTACGTGATCACCGACGGCCCGCTCTTCGACCTGCTGGCGTATCCGGGCGATTACGAGGATTCGCGACTCTACGGCCTCATCACGTTCGTCCTCGCGGCGGTCGCGCTCGGGCTCATGGCGACCGCGGCGTCGATGCCGATCGCCGTCTTCGTCGGGACGATACTGCTGGTCGGCTACGGCAACCTCGGCGCGCAACTCGCCAGGCTGCGAACGGACACTGACGTCGTTCGCGTGGGAAGCTTCTGTCTCGCGGCGCTTGTAGCCGCCGTCGCCGGACAGGCGCTCGCCCACTCGCTCACCGGTGACGCCGCCGCATCGGCACTGCCGCTGGTGGTCTTCCTGGCCGCCAGCGGTGCGTTCCTCGCTGCGCTCCTTCGCGACGTGCTGCTCCCCTCCGACGACCCGATCATCGTCCTCTCGGTCGGCCTCCTGCTCTGGCTGCTCGCGGAGCTCGAGCCGGCTATCGGGACGGGCGAAATCGTCATCGCACTCGCCGTCACGGTCGCCTTCGGCTACGCATCCTACGCCCTCGAGACGGCGTCCATCGCGGGGATGCTCACCGGGATCTTGCTGGGGCTGCTAACGATCGTTCTCGGCGGCTACGGCTGGTTCGCCGTCCTCATCTCCTTTTTCGCCATCGGCGGCCTCTCGACGAAGTTCCGCTACGAGCGGAAGACGGAACTCGGCGTCGCCGAGGACAACAACGGGGCTCGAGGGAGCGGGAACGTCCTCGGCAACGCCGCCGTCGCGCTCGTCGCGGTGCTCGGCTACGCGGCCAGCGACGCCGGCTTCCTCCCTCGAGAGCCCGAACTGTTCCTCTTCGCCTTCGCGGGTTCGATCGCGACCGCGATGAGCGACACCCTCTCGAGCGAGATCGGCAGCGTCTTCGACCGGCCGCGGCTGATCACCACCCTCGAGCCGGTCGATCCCGGAACGGACGGCGGCGTCACCTGGCAGGGAGAACTCGCCGGCGTGGTCGGCGCAGCGGTCGTCGCCGCGATCGCGTACGGGCTCTTCTCTGACATCGGACTCGTCGGCGCGGCGATCATCGTCGCCGCGGGTATCGCCGGCATGACCGTCGATAGCCTGCTCGGGGCGACCCTCGAGGGGTCGATTCTGGGGAATCAGGGCGTGAACTTTCTGGCGACGCTCTCCGGCGCGCTCGTCAGCGCCCTGCTGGTGCTCTCGTTTGCCGTCTTCGGCTGA
- a CDS encoding glutathione S-transferase N-terminal domain-containing protein yields the protein MLELYQAEGCPHSADVREKLTALGVSYVIHNPRRPGDDGEVLNEWTQQAMIDLGGEDAIPFLVDTDREESRYESDEIVDYLEKHYG from the coding sequence ATGCTCGAACTCTACCAGGCGGAAGGCTGTCCGCATAGTGCTGACGTCCGCGAGAAACTGACGGCCCTCGGCGTCTCGTACGTGATTCACAATCCACGCCGACCCGGTGACGACGGCGAGGTGCTCAACGAGTGGACCCAGCAGGCGATGATCGATCTGGGTGGCGAGGACGCGATTCCGTTCCTCGTCGACACCGACCGCGAGGAATCGCGCTACGAGAGCGACGAGATCGTCGACTACCTCGAGAAACACTACGGGTGA